One stretch of Equus przewalskii isolate Varuska chromosome 9, EquPr2, whole genome shotgun sequence DNA includes these proteins:
- the ZNF576 gene encoding zinc finger protein 576 isoform X1, which yields MREPKRLRARSAEPHLREKLRGVPVTMEDPHSEELMEQQDSSKERSPGSPRGDICHLGAPQCTRCLITFADSKFQERHMKREHPADFVAQKLQGALFVCFTCARSFPSSKALITHQRSHGPATRPSPPAAPTTSQPTFPCPDCGKTFGLAASLRRHRQAHEASTPPGPFACTECGQDFAQEAGLHQHYIRHARGEL from the exons ATGAGGGAGCCAAAGCGCCTGCGCGCCAGGAGCGCCGAGCCACACCTGCGCGAGAAGCTTAG AGGGGTACCAGTCACCATGGAGGACCCGCACTCTGAAGAGCTCATGGAGCAGCAGGATTCGTCCAAGGAGAGGAGTCCTGGCAGTCCAAGAGGCGACATCT GCCACCTGGGGGCCCCACAGTGCACCCGCTGCCTCATCACCTTCGCCGATTCCAAGTTCCAGGAGCGTCACATGAAGCGGGAGCACCCAGCGGACTTCGTGGCCCAGAAGCTGCAGGGGGCCCTCTTCGTCTGCTTCACCTGTGCccgctccttcccctcctccaaggCCCTGATCACCCACCAGCGCAGCCATGGTCCAGCCACCAGGCCCTCCCCACCGGCTGCGCCGACGACTAGCCAGCCCACCTTCCCTTGTCCTGACTGTGGCAAGACCTTTGGGCTGGCCGCTTCCCTGAGGCGGCACCGCCAGGCGCACGAGGCCAGCACCCCTCCTGGCCCCTTCGCCTGCACTGAGTGTGGCCAGGACTTTGCCCAGGAAGCTGGGCTGCATCAACACTACATCCGGCATGCCCGGGGGGAGCTCTGA
- the ZNF576 gene encoding zinc finger protein 576 isoform X2, translated as MVSRGGPRLARRTSVSKVIGLAGPLWLVTVERLPLIYYSIMHSPLLTRGVPVTMEDPHSEELMEQQDSSKERSPGSPRGDICHLGAPQCTRCLITFADSKFQERHMKREHPADFVAQKLQGALFVCFTCARSFPSSKALITHQRSHGPATRPSPPAAPTTSQPTFPCPDCGKTFGLAASLRRHRQAHEASTPPGPFACTECGQDFAQEAGLHQHYIRHARGEL; from the exons ATGGTATCTCGTGGGGGTCCAAGGCTGGCAAGGAGAACCTCTGTGTCAAAGGTCATAGGATTAGCGGGCCCTCTATGGCTGGTGACAGTCGAGCGACTTCCGTTGATTTACTATTCTATCATGCATTCTCCTCTCTTGACCAGAGGGGTACCAGTCACCATGGAGGACCCGCACTCTGAAGAGCTCATGGAGCAGCAGGATTCGTCCAAGGAGAGGAGTCCTGGCAGTCCAAGAGGCGACATCT GCCACCTGGGGGCCCCACAGTGCACCCGCTGCCTCATCACCTTCGCCGATTCCAAGTTCCAGGAGCGTCACATGAAGCGGGAGCACCCAGCGGACTTCGTGGCCCAGAAGCTGCAGGGGGCCCTCTTCGTCTGCTTCACCTGTGCccgctccttcccctcctccaaggCCCTGATCACCCACCAGCGCAGCCATGGTCCAGCCACCAGGCCCTCCCCACCGGCTGCGCCGACGACTAGCCAGCCCACCTTCCCTTGTCCTGACTGTGGCAAGACCTTTGGGCTGGCCGCTTCCCTGAGGCGGCACCGCCAGGCGCACGAGGCCAGCACCCCTCCTGGCCCCTTCGCCTGCACTGAGTGTGGCCAGGACTTTGCCCAGGAAGCTGGGCTGCATCAACACTACATCCGGCATGCCCGGGGGGAGCTCTGA
- the ZNF576 gene encoding zinc finger protein 576 isoform X3, with protein MEDPHSEELMEQQDSSKERSPGSPRGDICHLGAPQCTRCLITFADSKFQERHMKREHPADFVAQKLQGALFVCFTCARSFPSSKALITHQRSHGPATRPSPPAAPTTSQPTFPCPDCGKTFGLAASLRRHRQAHEASTPPGPFACTECGQDFAQEAGLHQHYIRHARGEL; from the exons ATGGAGGACCCGCACTCTGAAGAGCTCATGGAGCAGCAGGATTCGTCCAAGGAGAGGAGTCCTGGCAGTCCAAGAGGCGACATCT GCCACCTGGGGGCCCCACAGTGCACCCGCTGCCTCATCACCTTCGCCGATTCCAAGTTCCAGGAGCGTCACATGAAGCGGGAGCACCCAGCGGACTTCGTGGCCCAGAAGCTGCAGGGGGCCCTCTTCGTCTGCTTCACCTGTGCccgctccttcccctcctccaaggCCCTGATCACCCACCAGCGCAGCCATGGTCCAGCCACCAGGCCCTCCCCACCGGCTGCGCCGACGACTAGCCAGCCCACCTTCCCTTGTCCTGACTGTGGCAAGACCTTTGGGCTGGCCGCTTCCCTGAGGCGGCACCGCCAGGCGCACGAGGCCAGCACCCCTCCTGGCCCCTTCGCCTGCACTGAGTGTGGCCAGGACTTTGCCCAGGAAGCTGGGCTGCATCAACACTACATCCGGCATGCCCGGGGGGAGCTCTGA
- the ZNF428 gene encoding zinc finger protein 428 — protein MTETREPAETGGYASLEEDDEDLSPGPEHSSDSEYTLSEPDSEEEEDEEEEEEETTDDPEYDPGYKVKQRLGGGRGGPSRRAPRAAQPPGPPAQPCQLCGRSPLGEAPPGAPPCRLCCPATAPQEAPAPEGRALGEEEEEPPRAGEGRPAGREEEEEEEEEEEGTYHCTECEDSFASLGELHGHFMLHARGEV, from the exons ATGACAGAGACCCGTGAGCCAGCTGAGACTGGGGGCTACGCCAGCTTGGAAGAAGATGATGAGGACCTCTCTCCAG GCCCCGAGCATTCCTCTGACTCAGAATACACTCTCTCAGAGCCGGACTccgaagaggaagaagatgaggaggaggaggaagaggagaccacTGATGACCCTGAATATGATCCTGGCTACAAGGTGAAGCAGCGCCtgggcgggggccggggcggTCCGTCCCGCCGGGCCCCCCGTGCAGCCCAGCCCCCgggccccccagcccagccctgccagctctgtggccgCTCGCCCCTTGGGGAGGCCCCGCCAGGCGCCCCACCTTGCCGCCTCTGCTGCCCCGCTACAGCCCCCCAGGAAGCGCCAGCCCCTGAAGGCAGGGCCCtcggggaggaagaggaggagccgCCTCGGGCTGGGGAGGGCCGACCAgccgggagggaggaggaggaggaggaagaggaggaggaggagggcaccTACCACTGCACGGAGTGCGAGGATTCCTTCGCCAGCCTCGGGGAGCTGCATGGGCACTTCATGCTGCATGCCCGGGGGGAGGTGTAG